The following proteins are co-located in the Micromonospora coriariae genome:
- a CDS encoding helix-turn-helix transcriptional regulator encodes MTSPVQTRGFDSRDPSAIRHFLARTYDTDLRMRGGDDGYRLVHKRVDAGPFAVATTGQTAYLDIEVGAIDGLVICRADTARVDRTCDGAAHRFAAGDVFLATRPDLPYSVRWHPGEVEVCVLDLAVLSQVATAAPGRRPGQIRFTDIGPVSANLARQWRNTTSYVSDVVLNNPIASAQPLVIGNAARMLAASALTVFPNTAVTDPTAQDRRDASTATLRRAIAFMDEHADRDITAADIADAAAVSLRAVQLAFRRHLDTTPMAYLRQVRLDRAHRDLLRADPRRDTVSEIASRWGFASHSRFTARYHASYGVPPRETLNA; translated from the coding sequence ATGACGTCACCAGTGCAGACCCGAGGGTTCGACAGCCGGGATCCGTCGGCCATCCGCCACTTCCTGGCCAGGACGTACGACACCGACCTGCGCATGCGCGGCGGGGACGACGGATACCGGCTCGTCCACAAACGTGTCGACGCCGGGCCGTTCGCCGTCGCGACCACCGGGCAGACGGCTTACCTCGACATCGAGGTGGGCGCCATCGACGGACTGGTGATCTGCCGCGCTGACACCGCCCGGGTCGACCGCACCTGCGACGGCGCGGCCCACCGCTTCGCTGCGGGCGACGTCTTTCTCGCCACCAGGCCCGACCTGCCGTACAGCGTGCGTTGGCACCCCGGCGAGGTGGAGGTCTGTGTGCTGGACCTCGCGGTGCTCTCGCAGGTCGCCACCGCCGCGCCGGGCCGACGACCCGGTCAGATCCGGTTCACCGACATCGGCCCGGTCTCCGCGAACCTCGCCCGACAGTGGCGCAACACCACCAGCTACGTCAGCGACGTCGTCCTGAACAACCCGATCGCCAGCGCGCAGCCGCTGGTGATCGGCAACGCCGCGCGAATGCTCGCCGCGTCGGCGCTCACCGTCTTCCCCAACACCGCGGTCACCGATCCGACCGCTCAGGACCGGCGCGACGCCAGCACCGCCACGTTGCGCCGGGCGATCGCCTTCATGGACGAGCACGCCGACCGGGACATCACGGCGGCCGACATCGCCGACGCCGCCGCGGTCTCGCTACGGGCCGTGCAACTCGCCTTCCGCCGTCATCTCGACACCACTCCGATGGCGTACCTACGTCAGGTCCGGCTCGATCGGGCCCACCGCGACCTGCTCCGGGCCGACCCCCGCCGGGACACCGTGTCGGAGATCGCCAGTCGGTGGGGATTCGCCAGCCACAGCAGATTCACCGCCCGGTACCACGCCAGTTACGGAGTACCGCCGCGCGAGACGCTCAACGCCTGA
- a CDS encoding GNAT family N-acetyltransferase has protein sequence MSWLPDEFVHPVHVPVPGTALHLRPIREADTPLDYPAVMGSRERLWEIFGPAWAWPPETMTYEEDRIDLLRHEKEIAAHKSFNYALLDEEETAILGCVYIDPPERTGSDGEISWWVVDDLVGGEEERALDALVPRWIAADWPFRQPRYLGRDITWQEWLTLPRAS, from the coding sequence ATGAGCTGGCTGCCTGACGAATTCGTACACCCCGTTCACGTACCCGTGCCCGGCACCGCGCTGCATCTGCGGCCGATCCGGGAGGCGGACACCCCGCTCGACTACCCGGCCGTGATGGGCTCGCGAGAGCGCCTGTGGGAGATCTTCGGCCCGGCCTGGGCCTGGCCCCCGGAGACGATGACCTACGAAGAGGACCGCATCGACCTGCTGCGACATGAGAAGGAGATAGCCGCGCACAAGTCGTTCAACTACGCGCTGCTGGACGAGGAGGAGACGGCGATCCTCGGCTGCGTCTACATCGACCCGCCCGAGCGCACCGGCTCCGACGGCGAGATCTCCTGGTGGGTGGTCGACGACCTCGTCGGCGGCGAGGAGGAGCGCGCGCTCGACGCGCTGGTGCCGCGGTGGATCGCCGCCGACTGGCCCTTTCGTCAGCCCCGCTATCTGGGCCGCGACATCACCTGGCAGGAGTGGCTCACGCTGCCGCGCGCCTCGTGA
- a CDS encoding winged helix-turn-helix transcriptional regulator → MPARDPAGPTQELVSDVFARGCTSRAAFEDVTSKWASLALLALGEGRYRFNALRRRIDGVSERMLSQTLQTLERDGMLTREVLTAIPPRVEYSLTPLGARVAEQLRGLADLLEASVPDLQAARDTHERDRG, encoded by the coding sequence ATGCCGGCCCGGGACCCGGCGGGGCCTACCCAGGAACTCGTCAGCGATGTCTTCGCGCGGGGCTGCACCTCCCGCGCCGCCTTCGAGGACGTCACCTCGAAGTGGGCCTCGCTGGCCCTGCTGGCGCTCGGCGAGGGTCGCTACCGGTTCAACGCGCTGCGCCGCCGTATCGACGGGGTCAGTGAGCGGATGCTCTCCCAGACCCTGCAGACCCTGGAGCGCGACGGCATGCTCACCCGCGAGGTCCTCACGGCGATCCCACCGCGTGTCGAATACTCGCTCACGCCGCTCGGCGCCCGGGTCGCCGAGCAGCTGCGCGGCCTCGCCGACCTGCTGGAGGCCTCGGTGCCCGACCTGCAGGCCGCACGCGACACCCACGAGCGCGACCGGGGCTAG
- a CDS encoding NAD(P)H-binding protein, with translation MPTYAVTGATGRLGRLVIQQLLDTGVPAAEIAAIVRTPEKAADLAARGVEIRRATYDDPSMLPGAVAGVRHLLLISGDTPGQRVRQHSAVIDAAKLAGVQRLIYTSILRADTTTNPLAPEHKATEEVLAASGLHHTVLRNSWYTENYTDQLPQYLQTGTILGATGGNKVSAATRADYAAAAAAALTREEDGNAVYELGGTAFTFDELAAAVTEVTGTTVVHQDLSAAELASALKNVGLDAGTAGFVAALDHSIALGELVTDSDDLTRLIGRPSTPLRDAIRATRA, from the coding sequence ATGCCCACCTATGCCGTCACCGGCGCCACCGGCCGCCTGGGCCGCCTGGTGATCCAGCAGTTGCTCGACACCGGCGTGCCCGCCGCCGAGATCGCCGCCATCGTCCGCACCCCGGAGAAGGCCGCTGACCTCGCCGCGCGTGGCGTCGAGATCCGTCGGGCCACCTACGACGACCCGTCGATGCTGCCCGGCGCCGTGGCGGGCGTACGCCACCTGCTGCTCATCTCCGGTGACACGCCGGGCCAGCGCGTGCGCCAGCACAGCGCGGTCATCGACGCGGCCAAGCTCGCCGGTGTCCAGCGCCTGATCTACACGAGCATCCTGCGCGCCGACACCACAACGAACCCGCTGGCGCCGGAGCACAAGGCCACCGAGGAGGTCCTCGCCGCCTCGGGCCTGCACCACACCGTGCTGCGGAACAGCTGGTACACCGAGAACTACACCGACCAGCTGCCGCAGTACCTGCAGACGGGCACCATCCTCGGCGCCACCGGTGGCAACAAGGTCTCCGCCGCGACCCGCGCCGACTACGCGGCCGCCGCCGCCGCGGCGTTGACCCGCGAGGAGGACGGCAACGCCGTCTACGAGCTGGGCGGTACCGCCTTCACCTTCGACGAGCTGGCCGCCGCCGTGACCGAGGTCACCGGGACCACGGTCGTCCATCAGGACCTGTCGGCCGCCGAGCTGGCCTCGGCCCTGAAGAACGTCGGGCTCGACGCCGGCACGGCCGGGTTCGTCGCCGCGCTCGACCACTCGATCGCCCTCGGCGAGCTGGTGACCGACAGCGACGACCTCACCCGGTTGATCGGCCGGCCGAGCACCCCGCTGCGCGACGCGATCCGGGCCACGCGGGCCTGA
- a CDS encoding TetR/AcrR family transcriptional regulator yields MSDAPTRSDDGGSDRQPIWTRPARGSRGPAPAHSRDAIVAAAIALADEDGLAAVSMRAVATALGTGAGSLYRYLSSRDDLLDLMTDRVVGELRPYPRAEGDWLDGMLLLARRQLALHRRHPWLIDVIHRPSGIGPESLAWFDNCLRILEPVGCAVTAKFEAIAMVTGVVSLFARSEATAGSITFAGADLAAYPHLVAAFSQPSPPAPRTDLFERALRSLLTGLLLAESAG; encoded by the coding sequence GTGAGCGACGCACCCACGAGATCCGACGACGGCGGCTCCGACCGGCAACCGATCTGGACCAGGCCCGCACGCGGCAGCCGCGGTCCCGCCCCGGCGCACAGCCGCGACGCCATCGTCGCTGCCGCCATCGCCTTGGCGGACGAGGACGGACTCGCCGCGGTCTCCATGCGGGCCGTCGCCACCGCGTTGGGCACCGGGGCCGGGTCGCTCTACCGGTACCTGTCATCCCGGGACGACCTGCTGGACCTGATGACCGACCGGGTGGTGGGGGAGCTGCGGCCGTACCCGCGGGCGGAGGGCGACTGGCTGGACGGGATGTTGCTGCTGGCCCGCCGGCAGTTGGCGCTGCACCGCCGGCACCCGTGGCTGATCGACGTGATTCACCGACCGTCCGGCATCGGCCCCGAGAGCCTGGCCTGGTTCGACAACTGCCTCCGGATCCTGGAACCCGTTGGGTGCGCCGTCACGGCCAAGTTCGAGGCGATCGCGATGGTGACCGGCGTGGTGAGCCTCTTCGCCCGCAGCGAGGCCACGGCGGGGTCGATCACCTTCGCCGGCGCCGACCTCGCGGCGTACCCGCACCTGGTCGCGGCGTTCAGTCAGCCCTCGCCCCCCGCGCCCCGGACAGACCTGTTCGAGCGGGCCCTGCGCAGCCTGCTGACCGGGCTGCTCCTCGCCGAGTCGGCCGGATAG
- a CDS encoding alpha/beta fold hydrolase, with protein sequence MERITARDGASIVLHSTGTGPGIVVVHGGGVTIDMYRRLATALADRFTVHLYNRRGRADAPPRSTPYTVEQDIDDLAVVLEHTGSRNVIGHSSGGFVALQAALRLPIDRLALYDAAVSIDGGFPAAWLDPAQEALRSGDIARSLTITAAGINPQMAAAKLPFGVRLVIVRAFMRTPIGRMMADLLPMTLDESALIRAHDGPATRWAGVTAEVLLACGADGPPYYVDLNEALASALPRARTLVIPRSGHDAVNRAYPRFVDPFATFFGAPVTPERTGHP encoded by the coding sequence ATGGAGCGGATCACGGCACGGGACGGCGCGAGCATCGTGCTGCACTCCACGGGCACCGGGCCCGGGATCGTCGTGGTGCACGGCGGCGGCGTCACCATCGACATGTACCGACGACTGGCCACGGCGCTCGCCGACCGGTTCACCGTGCACCTCTACAACCGGCGGGGACGGGCGGACGCCCCGCCCAGGTCGACGCCCTACACCGTTGAGCAGGACATCGACGACCTCGCAGTGGTGCTGGAGCACACCGGGTCCCGCAACGTCATAGGCCACAGCTCCGGCGGCTTCGTCGCGCTGCAGGCCGCGCTCCGGCTGCCGATCGACCGGCTCGCCCTCTACGACGCCGCGGTCTCCATCGACGGCGGCTTTCCCGCCGCGTGGCTCGACCCCGCACAGGAGGCGCTGCGGTCCGGCGACATCGCCCGGAGCCTCACCATCACGGCCGCCGGCATCAATCCGCAAATGGCCGCGGCGAAACTCCCGTTCGGCGTGCGGCTGGTCATCGTCCGCGCGTTCATGCGTACGCCGATCGGTCGGATGATGGCCGACCTGCTGCCGATGACCCTCGATGAGTCAGCCCTGATCCGGGCGCACGACGGCCCTGCCACCCGGTGGGCGGGCGTTACCGCCGAAGTGCTGCTCGCGTGCGGCGCCGACGGCCCGCCCTACTACGTCGACCTCAACGAGGCGCTGGCCAGCGCGTTGCCCCGGGCCCGGACCCTGGTGATTCCCCGCAGCGGCCACGACGCCGTCAACCGGGCCTATCCAAGGTTCGTGGATCCGTTCGCCACGTTCTTCGGAGCCCCGGTCACGCCGGAACGGACGGGCCACCCCTGA